The DNA sequence CCCAGAATCAAAGCTCAATCGTGGGTCAGCTCCAACTTTTGGTGGGCTTATGGTTTTTCCTCTACTGGAACGGGCATCTGCTTCTGGTTCGGACCTTGATAGAGAGTTTTCGTCTTTTACCCGCAGGGGGGGGCCATCTGTGGGTATCCTCCGATCTGGAACTTCCCCAGTGGTTAGGGCGGATATTCGTTATTGCCTTTAAGTTTTCAATCCCCTTCTATGGTGCGTTGCTTTTGGCCGATATTGGTCTGGGTTTTTTGGCCCGGACGGTTCCTCAGATGAACGTCTTTATCTTGGGGCTCCCTCTGAAGGTCGGGTTGGGACTGTTTCTTTTGATGGTACTCCTTCCCGTGGTGGTCGAGCTTGTTCATGGCCAGATTGAGCCTTTTTTAAGGATGGC is a window from the Dethiosulfovibrio peptidovorans genome containing:
- a CDS encoding flagellar biosynthetic protein FliR, whose protein sequence is MGAMMDYDGLSQILPLYFLVSMRFLGMLFTAPVFLASSVPAPFLFWLSFFLTAVTVPLLRGAMLPSLLFSGVLPLFLAMGRELLAGGFIGFVASAPFYALQVSGRMIGTRMGLAMVNVLDPITQNQSSIVGQLQLLVGLWFFLYWNGHLLLVRTLIESFRLLPAGGGHLWVSSDLELPQWLGRIFVIAFKFSIPFYGALLLADIGLGFLARTVPQMNVFILGLPLKVGLGLFLLMVLLPVVVELVHGQIEPFLRMALGNLSGWL